A genomic stretch from Komagataeibacter xylinus includes:
- a CDS encoding aspartate kinase, translating to MSPTVPRIVMKFGGTSVADLDRIRAVAEKVRKQVEAGCEVAVVVSAMSGVTNRLVGYCRDLSATHDEREYDAVVSTGEQVTSGLLALALQKLGINARSWLGWQIPLRTDNAHGKARIESIDGTALIASMRAGQVPVVAGFQGIGEDGRITTLGRGGSDTSAVALAAALKADRCDIYTDVDGIYTTDPRIVTKARKLDRITYEEMLELASVGAKVLQTRSVELAMKERVRVQVLSSFNDGPAPSEGHLPGSLVVDEDEIVEQEQVAGIAYSRDEAKVSVRQLPDRPGIAAAVFGPLADANVNVDMIVQSTGDDGMTNMTFTVGKTDLARAISVLESTHATTRYAELQTDDSVVKISVVGVGMRSHAGVASTMFRTLAERNINVQVISTSEIKVSVLIAAEYTELAVRALHTAYGLDAA from the coding sequence ATGTCCCCTACCGTACCGCGGATCGTGATGAAATTCGGCGGCACTTCTGTCGCTGATCTTGACCGGATTCGGGCCGTGGCGGAAAAAGTCCGGAAACAGGTCGAGGCCGGGTGCGAGGTTGCCGTTGTGGTCTCCGCCATGTCTGGCGTGACCAACCGCCTTGTCGGTTATTGCCGCGATCTTTCCGCAACGCACGATGAACGCGAATACGACGCCGTCGTTTCCACTGGCGAGCAGGTGACCAGCGGGCTGCTCGCCTTAGCGCTGCAGAAGCTTGGCATCAACGCCCGCTCCTGGCTGGGCTGGCAGATCCCGCTGCGCACCGATAACGCCCATGGCAAGGCCCGCATCGAATCAATCGACGGCACGGCCCTGATTGCAAGCATGCGCGCAGGACAGGTGCCGGTCGTGGCGGGTTTTCAGGGTATTGGGGAAGACGGGCGCATCACCACGCTGGGCCGGGGTGGCTCCGATACCTCGGCCGTGGCGCTGGCCGCGGCACTGAAGGCGGATCGCTGCGACATCTACACGGATGTGGACGGAATCTATACAACCGATCCCCGTATTGTTACCAAGGCACGCAAGCTGGACCGCATCACCTACGAGGAGATGCTGGAACTGGCGTCGGTCGGTGCCAAGGTACTCCAGACCCGGAGCGTGGAACTGGCCATGAAGGAGCGCGTGCGGGTGCAGGTGCTCTCCAGTTTCAATGACGGGCCAGCACCATCGGAAGGGCATCTGCCCGGTTCATTAGTCGTGGATGAGGACGAAATCGTGGAACAGGAACAGGTCGCCGGAATTGCCTACTCCCGGGACGAGGCAAAGGTTTCCGTCCGCCAGCTTCCCGATCGGCCGGGTATTGCCGCCGCCGTGTTCGGCCCGCTGGCCGACGCCAACGTGAACGTGGACATGATCGTGCAGAGCACCGGCGATGACGGCATGACCAACATGACCTTCACCGTGGGCAAGACCGACCTCGCACGCGCCATTTCGGTGCTGGAAAGCACGCACGCCACCACGCGGTATGCCGAACTGCAGACCGATGACAGCGTGGTCAAGATCAGCGTCGTGGGCGTGGGCATGCGCTCGCATGCCGGTGTGGCCAGCACCATGTTCCGCACCCTGGCCGAACGCAACATCAACGTGCAGGTCATCTCGACAAGCGAGATCAAGGTCTCGGTGCTGATCGCCGCCGAATATACCGAGCTGGCCGTGCGCGCGCTCCACACCGCCTATGGGCTGGATGCAGCGTGA
- the prmC gene encoding peptide chain release factor N(5)-glutamine methyltransferase, with translation MKDAMTPAPTNLRQLLHDATQQLRAANIEAPQREARLLAAHAAETDLAGLLRIDMLPDAAHARFADVLARRLRYEPMAYITGQAGFWSLDLAVSPATLIPRADTETLVEAVLDHLPDRNAPLRVLDIGTGTGCLLLAILAEYLHAYGIGTDINPQAAELASLNAMRNGLITRSNMLCCNWADGVEGSFDLVLSNPPYIPHADLATLMPDVVAHEPARALDGGPDGLIAYRALARMLPDLLAPGSLGVLELGIGQDHSVPALMRAAGLDVVEIRPDLGGIGRALVVKK, from the coding sequence ATGAAAGATGCCATGACACCAGCGCCCACAAATTTGCGCCAGTTGTTGCATGACGCGACGCAACAGCTACGTGCAGCCAACATCGAGGCCCCCCAGCGCGAGGCCCGCCTGCTCGCGGCCCATGCGGCGGAAACCGACCTGGCCGGACTGCTCCGCATCGATATGCTGCCTGACGCGGCCCATGCACGGTTTGCCGATGTGCTGGCCCGGCGCCTGCGTTATGAGCCCATGGCCTATATTACCGGGCAGGCCGGGTTCTGGTCGCTCGATCTTGCAGTGTCACCCGCCACCCTCATCCCCCGCGCCGACACCGAAACCCTTGTCGAGGCCGTGCTCGACCATCTGCCTGACCGTAATGCCCCGCTGCGCGTGCTGGATATCGGCACCGGCACCGGCTGCCTGCTTTTAGCCATTCTGGCGGAATACCTGCACGCTTACGGTATTGGCACGGACATCAACCCGCAGGCGGCGGAACTTGCCAGCCTCAACGCCATGCGCAACGGGTTGATTACGCGCAGCAATATGCTGTGCTGTAACTGGGCTGATGGGGTGGAGGGGTCGTTTGACCTCGTGCTGAGCAACCCGCCCTATATTCCACATGCCGATCTGGCTACCCTCATGCCCGATGTAGTGGCCCATGAACCTGCGCGCGCACTGGATGGCGGCCCAGACGGACTCATCGCCTACCGTGCTCTGGCCCGCATGCTGCCGGACCTTCTGGCACCCGGCAGCCTGGGCGTGCTGGAACTTGGCATCGGGCAGGACCACAGCGTACCCGCACTCATGCGCGCAGCAGGGCTGGATGTTGTGGAAATACGCCCCGATCTTGGCGGAATAGGGCGGGCGCTGGTGGTGAAAAAATAA
- the ispG gene encoding flavodoxin-dependent (E)-4-hydroxy-3-methylbut-2-enyl-diphosphate synthase: protein MSSYRPYQHIERRKSRQIHVGKVPVGGDAPVSVQTMTNTLTTDAEATIAQIRRAELAGVDIVRVSCPDEESTRALAEIVREVNVPIVADIHFHYKRAIEAAQAGAACLRINPGNIGSAERVREVVKAAKDHNCSIRIGVNAGSLEKHLLEKYGEPNPEALVESALEHARILEDHDFHEFKISVKASDVFMAVAAYQQLADVCDHPLHIGITEAGSKRAGTVKSSIGLGNLLWAGVGDTMRVSLSAEPEEEVLVGWDILKSLGLRHRGVKIISCPSCARQGFNVIETVQTLEDRLAHIKTPMTLSIIGCVVNGPGEALMTDIGVTGGGSGRHMVYSAGKQDHTMPAGDMIEHIVDLVEKKVAVLEKADANNTPAEEMAREATMSTTD, encoded by the coding sequence ATGAGCAGCTATCGTCCCTATCAGCACATCGAACGCCGCAAATCGCGGCAGATCCATGTCGGCAAGGTGCCGGTCGGTGGTGATGCCCCGGTTTCGGTGCAGACCATGACTAACACGCTGACCACCGATGCCGAGGCTACGATCGCGCAGATCCGCCGCGCCGAGCTCGCGGGCGTGGATATCGTGCGCGTGTCCTGCCCCGATGAGGAGAGCACCAGGGCGCTGGCCGAGATTGTGCGCGAAGTGAACGTGCCGATCGTGGCCGACATCCACTTCCACTACAAGCGCGCCATCGAGGCCGCCCAGGCCGGTGCCGCGTGCCTGCGCATCAACCCCGGCAACATCGGCAGCGCCGAGCGCGTGCGCGAGGTGGTGAAGGCGGCCAAGGACCACAACTGCTCCATCCGCATCGGCGTGAACGCCGGTTCGCTGGAGAAGCACCTGCTGGAAAAATACGGCGAGCCCAACCCCGAAGCACTGGTGGAGAGCGCGCTCGAGCATGCCAGGATCCTTGAAGATCATGACTTCCATGAGTTCAAGATCAGCGTAAAGGCATCGGACGTGTTCATGGCGGTCGCGGCCTACCAGCAGCTTGCCGATGTATGTGACCACCCGCTGCATATCGGTATTACCGAGGCAGGCAGCAAGCGCGCGGGCACGGTCAAGTCCTCCATCGGGCTGGGCAACCTTCTGTGGGCGGGCGTGGGTGACACGATGCGCGTCTCGCTCTCGGCCGAGCCGGAAGAGGAAGTGCTGGTCGGCTGGGATATCCTGAAGTCGCTCGGCCTGCGCCACCGTGGCGTGAAGATCATTTCCTGTCCGTCCTGCGCACGCCAGGGCTTCAACGTGATCGAGACCGTGCAGACGCTGGAAGATCGCCTGGCCCATATCAAGACGCCGATGACGCTGTCGATCATCGGCTGCGTGGTCAATGGCCCCGGTGAGGCGCTGATGACCGATATCGGTGTGACCGGCGGCGGTTCGGGCCGGCACATGGTCTATTCCGCCGGCAAGCAGGATCACACCATGCCTGCTGGTGACATGATCGAGCATATCGTGGATCTGGTGGAAAAGAAGGTGGCCGTGCTGGAAAAGGCAGATGCCAACAACACCCCCGCCGAGGAAATGGCCCGCGAGGCCACCATGTCCACCACGGACTGA
- a CDS encoding nitronate monooxygenase family protein has translation MSATPDAPSALTDPTRRKEARARLDHLCGRGTRFLGSEYALLAGAMSWVSERNLVSAISNAGGFGVLACGAMEPERLAEEIAATQALTQKPFGVNLITMHPRLDDLVQVCIRAGITHVVLAGGIPSGPVIRAIKDGGAKVIAFAPAFVLAKRLVRLGVDALVIEGSEAGGHVGPVSLTVLAQEILPHIHDVPVFVAGGLGRGDAILSYLEQGASGAQLGTRFAASRESIAHENFKKAFIRANARDAVTSVQLDERFPVIPVRGLNNAGTRRFMQHQAETLRRFQGGELTKEAAQLDIEHFWAGALRRAVIDGDVENGSVMAGQSVGMITAEQPVSEIINQLVDQAIDALIRQEERARYG, from the coding sequence ATGTCCGCCACTCCTGATGCCCCGTCCGCCCTGACTGACCCCACGCGCCGCAAGGAGGCCCGGGCCCGCCTTGACCACCTGTGTGGCCGTGGCACGCGCTTTCTGGGTAGCGAATACGCGCTGCTGGCGGGGGCGATGTCGTGGGTGAGCGAGCGCAATCTTGTCTCGGCCATTTCCAACGCGGGTGGCTTTGGCGTGCTGGCCTGCGGCGCCATGGAACCCGAGCGCCTGGCCGAGGAAATTGCCGCGACGCAGGCGCTGACCCAAAAACCCTTTGGCGTGAACCTGATCACCATGCATCCCCGGCTCGATGATCTGGTGCAGGTGTGCATCAGGGCGGGCATTACGCATGTGGTGCTGGCAGGCGGCATTCCGTCCGGCCCGGTCATCCGCGCCATCAAGGATGGGGGCGCCAAGGTCATCGCGTTCGCGCCCGCCTTCGTGCTGGCCAAGCGGCTGGTGCGGCTGGGCGTCGATGCGCTGGTAATCGAGGGATCGGAAGCCGGCGGCCATGTCGGCCCCGTGTCGCTGACGGTGCTGGCGCAGGAAATCCTGCCCCATATCCATGACGTGCCGGTGTTCGTGGCTGGCGGGCTGGGACGGGGGGATGCGATCCTGTCCTACCTCGAGCAGGGCGCATCGGGCGCACAGCTCGGCACGCGCTTTGCCGCCTCACGCGAGAGCATCGCGCATGAAAACTTCAAGAAGGCCTTCATCCGCGCCAATGCGCGTGATGCCGTAACATCGGTGCAGCTTGATGAGCGTTTTCCGGTCATTCCGGTGCGGGGGCTGAACAATGCAGGCACAAGGCGCTTCATGCAGCACCAGGCGGAAACGCTGCGCCGCTTTCAGGGTGGTGAACTGACCAAGGAAGCCGCCCAGCTTGACATCGAGCATTTCTGGGCGGGCGCCCTGCGCCGCGCCGTGATTGATGGCGATGTGGAGAATGGATCGGTCATGGCCGGGCAGTCCGTGGGCATGATCACCGCGGAGCAGCCGGTCAGCGAAATTATCAATCAGCTGGTCGATCAGGCCATCGATGCCCTGATCCGTCAGGAAGAGAGGGCCCGCTACGGATGA
- the prfA gene encoding peptide chain release factor 1, protein MSKFDERLDRIVGRCEELQALLAQGLSGSDFTQASREYAELEPIVTRVNALRGAEEAERDASQMLADPEMRELAQAELDELRTQIPTLRHDIRLAMLPRDEADERSAILEIRPAAGGDEAGLFAAELFGAYQRYADQRGWRFEILEYDQSELGGLREGIASITGRGVFARLKYESGVHRVQRVPATESQGRIHTSTVTVAVLPEAEEVDVEVNEGDLRIDVYRASGAGGQHVNKTESAVRITHLPTNIVVAMQEEKSQHKNRAKAMKILRARLYERNRAAAHESRAADRRAQVGTGDRSERIRTYNFPQGRVTDHRIGLTLYKIDRVMAGELDEFVDALTQEEQAALLAADEG, encoded by the coding sequence GTGTCAAAATTTGACGAACGCCTGGACCGGATCGTTGGTCGGTGCGAGGAATTGCAGGCCCTGCTGGCACAGGGCCTGTCGGGCAGCGACTTCACGCAGGCCTCGCGCGAGTATGCCGAGCTTGAGCCGATTGTCACGCGCGTGAACGCGTTGCGTGGGGCGGAAGAAGCCGAGCGCGATGCCAGCCAGATGCTCGCTGACCCCGAAATGCGTGAACTCGCCCAGGCCGAACTCGACGAACTGCGCACGCAGATCCCGACCCTGCGCCACGATATCCGCTTGGCCATGCTGCCACGTGACGAGGCGGATGAACGCAGCGCCATCCTTGAAATCCGCCCTGCCGCGGGGGGAGACGAGGCCGGCCTGTTCGCGGCCGAACTGTTTGGCGCCTACCAGCGCTATGCCGACCAGCGCGGCTGGCGCTTCGAGATTCTGGAATATGACCAGTCAGAACTCGGCGGCCTGCGCGAGGGGATTGCCAGCATTACCGGGCGTGGCGTGTTTGCCCGGCTGAAATATGAATCCGGCGTGCACCGCGTACAGCGTGTGCCTGCGACCGAGAGCCAGGGCCGCATCCATACCTCCACCGTTACCGTGGCCGTTCTGCCCGAGGCGGAAGAAGTGGATGTCGAGGTCAATGAAGGCGACCTCCGCATTGATGTCTACCGGGCATCCGGGGCAGGGGGGCAGCACGTCAACAAGACCGAGAGTGCCGTGCGCATCACGCATCTGCCCACCAATATCGTGGTGGCGATGCAGGAAGAGAAAAGCCAGCACAAGAACCGCGCCAAGGCCATGAAGATCCTGCGCGCGCGCCTGTATGAGCGCAATCGCGCCGCAGCCCACGAATCCCGCGCCGCCGACCGCCGCGCCCAGGTGGGCACGGGCGACCGTTCCGAGCGCATCCGCACCTACAACTTTCCGCAGGGCCGCGTGACCGACCACCGCATCGGGCTTACGCTTTACAAGATCGACCGTGTGATGGCAGGCGAACTCGATGAGTTTGTCGATGCCCTGACGCAGGAAGAACAGGCCGCCCTGCTTGCGGCAGATGAAGGCTGA
- the hisS gene encoding histidine--tRNA ligase — protein sequence MSSLQPVRGTHDLIGEERRRFNHVVETARRIVGLYGFDEWSTPVFEDTRVFSRSLGDTSDVVSKEMYTFEDRGGESLTLRPEGTAAICRALVTNGLTQSLPQKVFYAGPMFRYERPQKGRYRQFHQIGAELLGSAEPLADAEVIAMGRDVLHALGIGDEVVLELNTLGDSASRDAWRTALIAYFSERRAELSADSQARLERNPLRILDSKAAQDRALVADSPTIAQFLTPEAQAFWDGLRSTLDTMGVRFRENPRIVRGLDYYGHTAFEFVTERLGAQGTVLAGGRYDGLVAEMGGPATPAIGWAGGIERLSMLLEDVPAEPRPVAVVPMGADAQAVSLTVLQSLRAAGIRAETSYRGNMKRRMERANRMKASHVVVIGSDEIARGVAQLKNLDSGQQTEVPLDGVAAALQAGTAAGG from the coding sequence GTGAGCAGCTTACAGCCCGTTCGTGGCACCCATGACCTGATTGGTGAGGAACGCAGGCGGTTCAACCACGTAGTGGAAACCGCGCGCCGCATTGTCGGCCTGTACGGGTTTGATGAATGGTCGACCCCCGTGTTCGAGGATACGCGGGTCTTTTCGCGCTCGCTGGGCGATACGTCTGATGTAGTCTCGAAAGAGATGTACACATTCGAGGACCGTGGCGGTGAATCCCTGACCCTGCGGCCCGAGGGCACGGCAGCCATCTGCCGCGCGCTGGTCACCAACGGGTTGACCCAGTCGCTGCCGCAGAAGGTGTTCTACGCAGGCCCCATGTTCCGCTACGAGCGCCCGCAGAAGGGGCGCTACCGCCAGTTCCACCAGATCGGCGCCGAATTGCTGGGATCTGCCGAGCCGCTGGCCGATGCCGAGGTCATTGCCATGGGCCGCGACGTGCTGCACGCGCTTGGCATTGGCGATGAAGTGGTGCTGGAACTCAACACGCTGGGCGACAGCGCCAGCCGCGATGCGTGGCGCACGGCGCTGATCGCCTATTTCAGCGAACGACGCGCCGAGCTCTCTGCCGATAGCCAGGCCCGGCTGGAGCGCAATCCGCTGCGCATTCTCGATAGCAAGGCCGCACAGGACCGCGCGCTGGTGGCGGATTCCCCCACCATTGCCCAGTTCCTCACGCCCGAGGCGCAGGCTTTCTGGGATGGCCTGCGCAGCACGCTGGATACGATGGGCGTGCGCTTTCGGGAAAATCCGCGCATCGTGCGCGGGCTGGATTATTACGGGCATACCGCCTTCGAGTTCGTGACCGAGCGCCTTGGCGCGCAGGGTACCGTGCTGGCGGGTGGACGCTACGATGGTCTCGTGGCCGAAATGGGCGGTCCTGCAACCCCTGCCATCGGCTGGGCTGGGGGTATCGAGCGCCTGTCCATGCTGCTTGAGGATGTTCCGGCCGAGCCACGCCCTGTTGCCGTCGTGCCGATGGGCGCAGATGCGCAGGCCGTGTCCCTGACCGTGCTGCAGAGCCTGCGGGCTGCGGGCATCCGGGCCGAGACATCGTATCGCGGCAACATGAAGCGCCGCATGGAACGTGCCAACCGCATGAAGGCGTCGCATGTCGTGGTGATTGGCAGCGACGAGATTGCACGCGGCGTAGCCCAGCTCAAGAACCTCGATAGCGGGCAGCAGACCGAGGTGCCCCTCGATGGCGTGGCCGCAGCCCTTCAGGCCGGAACCGCCGCAGGGGGCTGA
- a CDS encoding helix-turn-helix domain-containing protein produces the protein MTDGKRIFRGKATPGTPAPAPGTTPIASVGDMLRARREELGWNLPDVAAWLRIRLPYLQALEEGRPGELPGSAYAIGFLRSYANALGLEGEQLAERFKIESRGAFTRKAELSFPVPLPDRGLPTGVLLLCGLVILVGAYAGWYKLTGSQGIHDLPTKLTLPGLSSGTTASPQVASVLPPADERPAPQPLPPQEREALTGGDTTLPPAAVIPPMPAPAAPPQPLEKMGEDRNVLAQQASATPAPLAAGDSVTLNASATTWVQVRKHGGPVLYDHVLQPGETWQTPPGQSGLELTVGNAGGLTLAAGGVTTQPLGRNGEVRHNIALSPAAVADGSVLHAAPVENIHPAMPSSMQSGGTTATGSGNNLSPPLPQHINPE, from the coding sequence ATGACCGACGGCAAGCGCATTTTCCGCGGCAAGGCAACGCCGGGCACGCCCGCGCCAGCACCGGGCACCACTCCCATCGCCTCGGTAGGGGACATGCTGCGCGCGCGCCGCGAGGAGCTGGGCTGGAACCTGCCTGATGTCGCGGCATGGCTGCGCATCCGCCTGCCTTACCTGCAGGCCCTTGAGGAGGGACGCCCCGGCGAACTTCCCGGCTCAGCCTATGCCATCGGCTTCCTGCGCAGCTACGCCAATGCGCTGGGGCTGGAAGGCGAACAGCTTGCCGAACGCTTCAAGATAGAAAGCAGGGGAGCCTTTACCCGCAAGGCCGAACTGTCCTTTCCCGTGCCGCTGCCTGACCGGGGGCTGCCAACCGGCGTGCTCCTGCTGTGCGGCCTCGTGATCCTGGTTGGCGCCTATGCGGGGTGGTACAAGCTGACCGGCTCTCAGGGCATTCATGACCTTCCGACCAAGCTGACCCTGCCGGGCCTGTCATCGGGCACGACCGCGTCGCCGCAGGTGGCCTCGGTGCTGCCGCCTGCGGATGAACGGCCTGCGCCGCAGCCCCTGCCGCCGCAGGAGCGCGAGGCGCTGACCGGGGGGGACACCACGCTGCCGCCAGCGGCAGTAATCCCGCCCATGCCAGCACCTGCTGCTCCCCCGCAGCCGCTCGAGAAAATGGGCGAGGACCGCAACGTGCTGGCCCAGCAGGCTTCGGCCACGCCAGCACCCCTTGCAGCGGGCGACAGCGTGACCCTGAATGCATCGGCCACGACCTGGGTGCAGGTGCGCAAGCACGGCGGCCCGGTGCTGTATGACCATGTGCTCCAGCCTGGCGAGACATGGCAGACCCCGCCCGGCCAGTCCGGCCTGGAACTGACCGTGGGCAATGCAGGCGGCCTGACGCTTGCGGCAGGCGGGGTCACGACCCAGCCGCTCGGCCGTAATGGCGAAGTGCGGCACAATATCGCGCTCAGCCCGGCGGCAGTGGCTGATGGCTCGGTGTTGCATGCCGCACCGGTGGAAAATATCCACCCGGCAATGCCTTCATCCATGCAGTCAGGCGGCACAACCGCCACAGGGAGCGGCAATAATCTCTCTCCGCCCCTCCCGCAGCACATCAATCCAGAGTAA
- a CDS encoding DUF4167 domain-containing protein translates to MKRMRSRHHRSGGSSGGTVRHNNGQIPLNRNHVFDSNGPDLRVRGTAQQLFEKYLQLGRDASSSGDRVMAEAYFQHAEHYFRILNAMTQAAQQSQQERQERMSNRQPRPVENRQPSDSTVDEPAEPSAEQPAVIEPAETAPQPTIDAAPEAPPAPAPRAPRAPRRSSRAKSAAGKKEELESTPS, encoded by the coding sequence ATGAAACGCATGCGGAGCCGTCACCATCGTTCGGGCGGCAGCAGTGGTGGAACCGTACGCCATAATAATGGCCAGATCCCGTTGAACCGCAACCATGTATTTGACAGCAATGGCCCGGACCTGCGCGTGCGGGGCACGGCACAGCAGCTGTTTGAAAAATATCTGCAGCTTGGCCGCGACGCCAGCAGCAGCGGCGACCGCGTGATGGCGGAAGCCTATTTCCAGCATGCCGAACATTACTTCCGCATTCTCAATGCCATGACGCAGGCTGCCCAGCAGAGCCAGCAGGAACGTCAGGAGCGCATGTCCAACCGGCAGCCGCGCCCCGTCGAGAACCGTCAGCCCAGCGATAGCACTGTTGATGAACCCGCCGAGCCTTCGGCCGAGCAGCCTGCCGTGATCGAGCCTGCGGAAACTGCTCCCCAGCCCACGATCGATGCGGCCCCTGAAGCACCTCCGGCCCCTGCGCCGCGCGCTCCCCGCGCACCACGCCGCAGCAGCCGCGCCAAGTCCGCGGCAGGCAAGAAGGAAGAACTGGAATCCACCCCGTCCTGA